The following proteins come from a genomic window of Miscanthus floridulus cultivar M001 chromosome 2, ASM1932011v1, whole genome shotgun sequence:
- the LOC136528299 gene encoding protein PLASTID MOVEMENT IMPAIRED 1-like: MAGSGGEGQAPASTSASLMSDYLDRPNAIHRRAASLAIVRSGAGAAAGDDGPRVVDGPGREDRRAQSSRRPSLSLWRSRAPAAVDSRTTPVSGAGAAGTTGGVKDKGGSTWRSWRPVRALARLGKCRAGCLFSVEVDAVRGVPASMEGFRLAVAVRKAETRDGVVQTMPCRLRDGAAEFDETLFVRCNLYFTGGAGTGKPLRLQPRRFVVSVVAVEGRGALLGTHTVDVSSLVLQSLSKISSEGRRVRWFHKTFALSAGGELQLKLGFQLMGDTGLSLYKQAGERDEQYSPASSRARAHNRNSFSISSTPKLSSSDASISPSMRAYKQLVDRLRVDENGDPDHHPAVRSLIPRKPGDDEPSASTSDAGDVFSLPDPEYEVVEKGVETVKEVVHYQAQRDVLRELDSIAEQIEAIEALMTNAGKKSPKAADEQQRLDADEEMVTVEFLRKLEVDGVGDKKKLKLPVTPRSASASPRKAATPPVVSDLGRGIGPAVQTRDGGFLVSMNPFDLPLASRDAPPKLAMQVSRPFVLPGAMAATGFDVLQKMAAAGGADEVRNMVASLGGMDNITGKTPEQVGFEGIAAAVIGGRRTEGASSSAARSVRLVRKLATALSEGRSERVSTGIWTAGDDPETLEEVLAFSLQKLETMAVDALVVQAEMADEDAPFEVSAAAGDMTNVFDSLVPSDEWSESAAGGSDGRVTLVAAIQVRDPSRRYEAVGAPMVAVVQSARLLGAAGYSAGRFKVRSLHVGGVKMRCPPSGGGGSASWGAERQKLTAMQWMLAHGPARAGKRATTTLTAQARARVVQRPDVVWSLSSRVLAGMWLKTVRNPDVRICGGGSGGT, translated from the coding sequence ATGGCCGGATCGGGAGGCGAGGGGCAGGCTCCAGCGAGCACCAGCGCCAGCCTGATGAGCGACTACCTCGACCGCCCGAACGCCATCCACCGGCGCGCCGCGTCGCTCGCCATCGTGCGCTCCGGCGCGGGGGCGGCGGCCGGGGACGACGGCCCGCGCGTCGTCGACGGGCCCGGGCGGGAGGACCGGAGGGCGCAGTCGTCTCGCCGACCCTCGCTGTCGTTATGGCGCTCTAGGGCGCCGGCGGCCGTTGATTCGAGAACAACCCCCGTTTCGGGCGCCGGGGCCGCCGGGACGACGGGGGGTGTCAAGGATAAAGGAGGGTCGACGTGGAGGAGCTGGAGGCCGGTGCGCGCGCTCGCGCGCCTCGGGAAGTGCCGCGCGGGGTGCCTGTTCTCGGTCGAGGTCGACGCCGTCCGCGGCGTGCCGGCGTCCATGGAGGGGTTccgcctcgccgtcgccgtgcGCAAGGCGGAGACCAGGGACGGCGTGGTGCAGACCATGCCGTGCCGGTTGCGCGACGGCGCCGCGGAGTTCGACGAGACGCTCTTCGTCAGGTGCAACCTCTACTTCACCGGCGGCGCCGGCACGGGGAAGCCGCTCAGGCTCCAGCCTCGGCGGTTCGTCGTGTCTGTCGTCGCCGTCGAGGGACGGGGCGCGCTCCTAGGCACGCACACCGTTGACGTCAGCTCGCTCGTGCTCCAGTCTCTCAGCAAGATCAGCTCCGAGGGGCGCCGCGTCAGGTGGTTCCACAAGACGTTCGCGCTCTCCGCCGGCGGAGAGCTGCAGCTCAAGCTGGGGTTTCAGCTCATGGGAGACACAGGGCTCAGCCTCTACAAGCAAGCCGGTGAGAGGGACGAGCAGTACTCTCCGGCCTCCTCTCGCGCCAGGGCTCACAACAGGAACTCGTTCAGCATTTCAAGCACGCCCAAGCTTTCGTCATCTGACGCTTCCATCTCACCTTCCATGAGGGCCTACAAGCAGCTTGTCGATAGGCTTCGCGTCGACGAGAATGGAGATCCTGATCATCATCCTGCAGTAAGGTCTCTGATACCTCGGAAGCCCGGCGACGACGAGCCGTCGGCAtccaccagcgacgccggggacgtGTTCAGCCTCCCCGACCCCGAGTACGAGGTCGTGGAGAAGGGCGTTGAAACGGTCAAAGAAGTCGTCCATTACCAGGCCCAACGCGACGTGCTGCGGGAGCTTGACTCCATTGCCGAGCAGATCGAGGCCATCGAGGCGCTGATGACCAACGCCGGGAAGAAGTCGCCTAAGGCGGCGGATGAGCAGCAGCGCCTTGACGCTGATGAAGAGATGGTGACGGTGGAGTTTCTTAGGAAGCTCGAGGTGGACGGTGTCGGTGACAAGAAGAAGCTCAAGCTGCCCGTGACGCCAAGAAGCGCGTCGGCGTCGCCAAGGAAGGCGGCGACTCCGCCCGTGGTGTCGGACTTGGGGCGGGGCATCGGCCCTGCCGTGCAAACGCGTGACGGCGGGTTCCTGGTGTCCATGAACCCGTTCGACTTGCCGCTGGCTAGCCGAGATGCCCCCCCGAAGCTCGCCATGCAGGTGTCCAGGCCGTTCGTGCTGCCGGGTGCCATGGCGGCGACAGGGTTCGACGTGCTCCAAAAGATGGCGGCGGCAGGCGGCGCCGACGAGGTGCGCAACATGGTGGCGTCGCTCGGTGGCATGGATAATATTACGGGGAAGACGCCCGAGCAGGTGGGCTTTGAGGGCATCGCGGCGGCTGTCATCGGCGGGCGACGCACCGAGGGCGCGAGCTCGAGCGCCGCGCGGTCCGTGCGGCTGGTCCGGAAGCTCGCCACGGCCTTGTCCGAGGGCCGGAGCGAGCGCGTCTCCACGGGCATCTGGACCGCGGGTGACGACCCGGAGACGCTGGAGGAAGTTCTTGCCTTCTCCCTGCAGAAGCTGGAGACCATGGCCGTGGACGCGCTGGTGGTCCAGGCCGAGATGGCCGACGAGGACGCGCCGTTCGAAGTGTCAGCGGCCGCGGGGGACATGACGAACGTGTTCGACTCGCTGGTGCCCTCGGACGAGTGGTCCGAGTCTGCTGCTGGTGGCTCGGACGGGCGCGTCACGCTGGTGGCGGCCATCCAGGTGCGCGACCCGTCTCGGCGGTACGAGGCGGTGGGCGCGCCGATGGTCGCCGTGGTGCAGTCGGCGAGGCTGCTGGGCGCGGCGGGCTACAGCGCCGGGAGGTTCAAGGTCCGGAGCCTGCACGTCGGCGGCGTGAAGATGAGGTGCCCGCCGTCCGGAGGCGGCGGGAGCGCGAGCTGGGGCGCGGAGAGGCAGAAGCTGACGGCAATGCAGTGGATGCTCGCGCACGGGCCGGCCCGCGCCGGCAAGAGGGCGACGACGACGCTGACGGCGCAGGCGAGGGCGAGAGTAGTGCAGCGGCCCGACGTCGTGTGGAGCCTGTCGTCGCGGGTGCTCGCCGGGATGTGGCTTAAGACGGTGCGGAACCCGGACGTGAGGATTTGCGGCGGTGGAAGCGGCGGCACATGA